A genomic region of Desulfosarcina ovata subsp. ovata contains the following coding sequences:
- a CDS encoding histone deacetylase family protein, whose translation MKVIYSHSFYPVYTSDPAAEAGRIEAVMNALPAGTELIEAEPATEAQIALAHTIEHIEFVRQEGLYDIAALAAGGAIQAARLGLEAPAFGAIRPPGHHASGDSCWGFCYFNNMAVALLTLKDEGLIETAAILDFDLHYGDGNVNILDHSSWVTICNPTSRTRDRYLREVETFIEAHPADIIGISAGFDHHINDWGRLLLTQDYHAMGRMVINSARKNSGGCFAILEGGYNHDVLGQNAAALIDGLSPSS comes from the coding sequence ATGAAAGTCATCTACAGTCATAGTTTTTACCCGGTATACACATCCGACCCGGCTGCGGAGGCCGGAAGAATTGAGGCGGTGATGAATGCACTTCCGGCAGGCACGGAGCTGATTGAAGCAGAACCGGCCACCGAGGCGCAAATCGCACTGGCGCATACGATCGAGCACATTGAATTCGTCCGCCAGGAGGGGCTTTACGACATTGCCGCACTTGCAGCAGGCGGCGCCATCCAGGCGGCTCGGCTGGGCCTTGAAGCACCTGCCTTTGGCGCCATTCGGCCACCCGGTCACCATGCCTCCGGGGACAGTTGCTGGGGCTTTTGCTATTTCAACAACATGGCGGTGGCGCTGCTGACTCTCAAGGATGAGGGCTTGATCGAAACCGCTGCCATTCTTGACTTTGACCTCCATTACGGCGACGGCAATGTAAACATTCTGGATCATAGCAGCTGGGTGACGATTTGCAATCCGACAAGCCGTACCCGCGACAGATATCTCCGGGAGGTGGAGACCTTTATCGAGGCGCATCCGGCAGACATCATCGGCATATCGGCAGGTTTCGACCATCATATCAACGATTGGGGGAGGCTGCTGCTTACCCAGGACTACCACGCCATGGGACGAATGGTGATCAACTCCGCCCGTAAAAACAGCGGTGGCTGTTTCGCCATCCTGGAAGGGGGATATAACCACGATGTCCTCGGCCAGAATGCCGCCGCTTTAATAGACGGTCTCAGCCCGTCAAGCTGA
- a CDS encoding DUF4231 domain-containing protein, whose protein sequence is MMTKEFQIPEEVLKHPAWFRLQDQMKWYSKESAKNKQRYYQLKICQIILASLIPIISLSGYPITKLIMALFGAAIAIIEGIQQLLQYHSLWLGYRSTNEQLKHEQYLFLSLSGPYRNLNYEEGLLLLAERIEEHISKEHAKWVNTTNKVSEKRN, encoded by the coding sequence ATGATGACAAAAGAATTTCAAATACCAGAGGAAGTCTTGAAGCACCCTGCATGGTTCCGTTTACAAGATCAAATGAAGTGGTATTCCAAAGAAAGTGCGAAAAATAAACAGAGGTACTACCAGTTAAAAATTTGCCAGATTATCTTAGCAAGTTTGATACCTATTATTTCGCTAAGTGGTTATCCAATTACAAAGTTGATTATGGCATTGTTTGGTGCAGCAATTGCGATAATCGAAGGAATTCAGCAACTCTTACAATATCATTCCCTTTGGTTAGGATACCGATCAACAAACGAACAATTAAAGCATGAGCAATATTTATTTCTTTCTCTTAGTGGCCCATATAGAAATTTAAACTACGAAGAAGGCTTACTATTGCTGGCAGAAAGGATAGAGGAGCATATTTCAAAAGAACATGCTAAATGGGTTAATACAACGAATAAAGTATCCGAAAAAAGAAATTAA